A stretch of DNA from Maridesulfovibrio sp.:
AGACCTGCTTTGGTGGCAACGGCCTGCAGTTTTTCATTCAGCGGACGGCGCATCACAGTCTCTATGCCGAAGAAGAGCAGGTGTCCTCCGTCAAGGACCGGGATGGGCAAAAGGTTCAAAAGCCCCAGGTTGATGCTGATGAAAGCGGTAAACTGCAACAGTTGCAGCAGTCCGCGTTCCGATTGCTGTTTGATGGCCTGGGCGATCATTATGGGACCGCCTATGGAGTCCATGGGCACCACTCGCTCGACCATTTTCACGATGCTGGTGCAGATGAGTCTTGTCACGCTCCAGGTCTGTTCCGCCGCAGCAACTGCTCCGGAAATTCCGTCCAGTTTCAGGGTCTTGGATTCTCCGGAGGCGATGATCCCGACAACCGGACGGCGAATTGTTTCGCCGAAGATGTTTTTCAGTTCCTGAACCTGCGGTCTGATGACTATATTCAGTTCCCTGCCGTCACGATTGATGACGAAATCAAGGCTGTCGGTGGTGCTGCTCTGTATGGTCTGGGCAAGGTCTGACCAGAAAATTATGTTCTTGCCGTCTATTGAAAGAACCGTGTCCCCTTCCTGCAGTCCGGCAGCGAGAGCCGGGCTTTCAGGCTGGAGTTTACCCACTTCGGGAGCAAGTCCCATCTGTCCGTGGGTCAGGATGATTATCCAGAAGATGAGCCATGCCAGCAGAAAGTTGAACAAGGGGCCTGCTGCCACTACAATCATGCGGTGCCACGGCGGACGTCCCATGAAAAGCTCTTTTTCCTCAAATCCGCTGTCTTCTGTAGTGTCTCTCTCCTCTCCGGCCAGGCTTACGTAGCCCCCCAGAGGGATAAGCGAGAGTCTGTAGTTGGTACTTCCCCATGTTATTCCGGCAAGACGCGGCCCGAATCCCAGAGAAAAGGTCTTGACCCCGATCCCCAGCATTCTTGCCGCGAGGAAATGTCCAAGTTCATGGAAAAAAATCAAGCCTCCGAGGACCAGGATAAAATCTAGTATCCACGTCATTGCATTTCCTTAAATAATCGATGCAGTTACGTCACGCCTTGTTTTGGCGTCCAATTCCAGTACCGATCCGGCTTCTTCCACATTGCAGCCGGGATGCGCATCAAGGGCCTTCCCGATTATTGAGGGAATGTCGGTAAAGCCGATTTTTTCCTTTAAGAACAGATCAACAGCCACTTCGTTGGCCGCGTTCAGCACAATGGGATGGCTCTGCCCGGCTGAAAATGCATCTGCTGCATGTTTGAGGCAGGGAAAGACATCAAGGTCCGGTTTTTCAAAGGTCAGGGTTCCGACTTCCGCAAGGTTGAGCTTCTTCAGTTCAAGAGGAACACGTTTCGGGAAGCACATGCAGTAGGCTATGGGAATCTGCATGTCCGGAAGGCCGAGGTGCCCCAGTTGTGATCCATCCACATATTCGACCAGCGAGTGAATTATGGACTGCGGGTGCACTACCACATCCACCTGTTCCGGCGGAAGTCCGTACAGATGGCATGCCTCGATGAATTCAAGCCCCTTGTTCATGAGCGTTGCGGAATCGATGCTGATTTTTGCGCCCATGTCCCAGTTAGGGTGGGCCAGTGCCTGATCGCGGGTCACGGTCTTGAGAAATTCCTTTGTTCTGCCGCGGAAAGGTCCGCCGGATGCCGTAAGTATGAGTCTGCTTACTTCATCTGCACTGTGTCCGGCCAGTCCCTGAAACAGGGCGTTGTGTTCGGAGTCGACAGGAAGGATCACCGCGCCGGTGCGCTTGCAGGCTTCGCGGATGATGTGTCCGCCCAGCACAAGGGATTCCTTGTTGGCGAGCGCGATCATTTTGCCTTTTTCGGCAGCGGCCAGAGTCGGTTCGAATCCGGCAGCTCCAACTATGGAAGAGAGCACCATGGTCACTTCATCCAGAGATGCCAGTGTGATGTACGCTTCCGGGCCGGTCAGTATTTCCGGTTCGTATCCGGCAGGCAGCATGCTTTTCAGTTCGCGGGCTGTTTCTTCAGTGAGAACTGCCAGATAGTCCGGACGGTGTTCGGCAGCCTGTTCGGAAAGGAGTTTTGCGTTCCTTGCTCCTGCCAGCGCTTTTATCCTGAACAGGTCCGGGTGTTGTTTGATGACTTTGAGGGTGCTTGTTCCTATGGAACCTGTACTGCCCAGAATGGAAACCGTTCTGGGAAATTCCGGCAGTTCCGCTGTTACCGGCCAGGGTGAAATGTATGTCTGCAACTTATGTTTCCGTTTTTGTTTGGAGCTGTTCTGCTCAGTTAAAAATATGCATGAATCTGTTTTGCCAGAACATAGACCGGCAGGGCCAGCACCAGACTGTCGATGCGGTCCAGCACTCCGCCGTGACCGGGCAGAATCTTGCCGGAATCCTTGATCTGGAGTTTGCGTTTGAGTGCCGATTCGAAAAAGTCGCCCATCTGGGCTGCTATGTTCAGAGCGGCACCGAGAATCAGCCATTCGGTGATCGATGCATCTCCAAGCAGCAGCCCGTATACTGTGCAGCATATTATGCAGCCGAGGAATCCGCCGATGGAACCGGCCCACGATTTTTTCGGGCTTATCTGCGGCCAGATCTTCTTTTTGCCGAAAAATGTCCCGGTATAAAAGGCGACAGTATCGGAGGCGGAAGATGACAGCAGTACGAAAAAAATCTCCAGACTGGTCATGGAGTTAATGAACTGCAGGGTTACCGGTATGTATACAACCCCGGCGAAGAGGATCAGGCTGTCGCGATAGGAAGCCAGATCTCCCCTTGCGCTGAACGAGATCAGAAATCTGAAGTTGAAAAGCCAGAATGCCCCGATAAGTGTGAGCAGCATCCAGACAGGGGATACCAGCGCTGAGGTCATGACTATTCCCGCCCCGGCGCACATGCCCATGTATCTGGCTATTCTGTTGGCTTTGTCCTGCCAGAACATGCCGTAGAACTCGTGCATGGCGATTATGCAGAAAACAGTGAGCGCCCCGGTGAGAACCTTTCCCCTCATGATGAGGGCGGCGGCCAGTGTGGCGATGAGCAGTAGAGATGTAATTATCCGTTGTTGAAGGCTGCTTAAGGGCATGAAGTCCTCGGTTGAAGTCCCGGAAATATGATTGAAGGACCTCGATCATTTAGTTTTATATAATGTAATCGGCGGAAAAAACAACTCGCGAAAAATAGAAAATATCTGTTCTGTGTGGCAAAATTGAATTTATATCCGCAAAAAACTCCATTTTTATAATCCATTAACTGATGAGGGGCAAGTTATCCAGAGTTAATTTTGTGTGTTAAAGAAAGGATAATTGGTCCGGCATGCGTTGTTTGAAGCTGTTTTTGGCCTGCTGAAAAATGGTGTCACAACTAAAAGGAGCTTGAATGGGCGGCTCTTTGTCTGTTGAAGAAATTTTGTTCCCGTGTCCCTGACCGGTTGAACTTTATATTTAAATTTGCTCTATGCAGGTTTTGGTTGTATTGGATTATGAAGATATATTTATGTTGGGTGGTCGTGGTTGCTATTCTCGGAGGATTTTGTCTTGTCGAAAATAAAGGTTGATATGACTGCTATCGGTTCTGCCGGCATTGAGGATGTTCTCAACGAGGTGGTCGAGAAGTCCGGTAAGGCCGGTTGCCGCAGAGCTATGGAGAGCGGTTCGTGTCCCTTGCGCAACAGTGTCAGCGATCTTTTCGGGATGCAGCTGAATCTGGTGGACAGGCTTACCGAGATAGGGTTGGCCCTTTCAGGGGAAACCAACCTGGAACGGCTGCTGGAAATGATTGTTGATGAGGCGCGCGTATTGACCCGTGCCGATGCGGGAACTCTTTACATTGTAGACCGGGAAAACCGCAGACTCGAATTTTCCATTCTCCAGAATGATACCATGAAAGTACGGATGGGCGGAACAAGCGGAAACGAGATAACCCTTCCTCCCGTACCCCTTTACGGCCCCGGCAATAAGCCCAACAAATCGAATGTGTCCTCCTATTGTGCGCTGACAGGGGAGACCGTCAACATTGCAGATGTTTACGAAGCTGAAGGTTTCGACTTTACCGGTCCCCGCAAGTATGACGCCGCTACTGGCTATCGTTCCAAGTCAATGCTTGTCATTGCCCTGAAGAACCACGAGCAGGACATAATAGGCGTTCTTCAGCTCCTCAACGCTTTGACCGAAGACGGCGAGGTTATAGAATTTTCCGGGGACGTGGTTGATATTATAGGTTCCCTGGCCTCACAGGCGGCAATTGCGCTGACCAATACCCAGCTTATCCAGGGGCTCAAGGAACTGCTTTATTCTGTAATCCAGAGTATCGCAGCGGCAATTGACGCAAAGTCTCCTTATACAAACGGGCATATCGAACGGGTCGTGACCATTACCATGATGATCGCCGAGAAGGTCAACTCCATGACTGATGGTAAATATGCCGATGTGTGCTTTAGCGAAGATGAGATGGAAGAATTGAAGCTTGCGGCATGGATGCACGATGTGGGCAAGATTTCCATTCCGGAGCATGTGGTGGACAAGTCCACCAAGCTCGAAACCATTTTCGACCGTGCCGAACTTGTGGATGCCCGGTTCAGGCTTATTGCCGAAACAATAAAGACCAGAAAGCTTCAGGATACCGTCGAGGCCATGAAGAACGGGGCGGGAGAAGATGAAATTTCGGAAATAGATTCCCGTTATGCCGATGTGTTGAGCGAGACGGAGGAAGCCCGCAATTTTATTCTTGGCTGCAATATCCCCAAGGAATTCATGTCCGATGACCGCATAGAGCGGGTGAAGGAAATAGCTGCCCGGACCTACCAGAGCAACGGCGAAACTTTCAACTGGCTTACTGAGGATGAGGTGAAAAACCTCTGTATCCGCAAGGGAACTCTCACAGACGAAGAACGCAAGGTCATAGAAAGCCATGCCCGCATTACTCATGAAATGCTTTCGCGACTGCCTTTCCCCAAACGACTTACCCGTGTTCCGGAATATGCAGCAGGCCATCATGAAAAGCTGGATGGATCGGGATATCCGAACGGTCTGGACGAAAGCAGACTGCCTCTGCAGGCCAGAATAATGGCTGTTGCCGATATTTTCGAGGCGCTCACTGCCAAGGACCGGCCGTACAAGAAGCCCATGAAACTCTCACAGGCCGTTAAAATTTTAGGTTTCATGGTCAAAGACCGCCACATTGATCCCGATATCTGCAGCTTGTTCATAGATTCGGGAATGCATATGGATTACGCAAAGGCGGAACTTGATCCCACGCAGCTTGAAGACGATTGATTTTTAAGCATATCCGACAGCCGTGAGCGGCTGCCGGACCGTTATTTTTTCTTTTTGTTGTTTTGCTCCCAGTGTTTGAGCACGGTATCTATGGTCCTTAATCTTGCTATTTTCCTTGCGATATCAATCATAGCCAGTTTGATCAGCCTGTCCTTGTTGGGGTGCATGTATTCCCCGGTGAGGTTCAGGGCATATGAGGTGGGGGGATCTGATTCCACTCCGAGAAACTCACCGTTGATATCAACCAGCGCCGAGT
This window harbors:
- the rseP gene encoding RIP metalloprotease RseP, translated to MTWILDFILVLGGLIFFHELGHFLAARMLGIGVKTFSLGFGPRLAGITWGSTNYRLSLIPLGGYVSLAGEERDTTEDSGFEEKELFMGRPPWHRMIVVAAGPLFNFLLAWLIFWIIILTHGQMGLAPEVGKLQPESPALAAGLQEGDTVLSIDGKNIIFWSDLAQTIQSSTTDSLDFVINRDGRELNIVIRPQVQELKNIFGETIRRPVVGIIASGESKTLKLDGISGAVAAAEQTWSVTRLICTSIVKMVERVVPMDSIGGPIMIAQAIKQQSERGLLQLLQFTAFISINLGLLNLLPIPVLDGGHLLFFGIETVMRRPLNEKLQAVATKAGLIFLLCLMTFAIINDLTREVLK
- a CDS encoding 1-deoxy-D-xylulose-5-phosphate reductoisomerase; protein product: MQTYISPWPVTAELPEFPRTVSILGSTGSIGTSTLKVIKQHPDLFRIKALAGARNAKLLSEQAAEHRPDYLAVLTEETARELKSMLPAGYEPEILTGPEAYITLASLDEVTMVLSSIVGAAGFEPTLAAAEKGKMIALANKESLVLGGHIIREACKRTGAVILPVDSEHNALFQGLAGHSADEVSRLILTASGGPFRGRTKEFLKTVTRDQALAHPNWDMGAKISIDSATLMNKGLEFIEACHLYGLPPEQVDVVVHPQSIIHSLVEYVDGSQLGHLGLPDMQIPIAYCMCFPKRVPLELKKLNLAEVGTLTFEKPDLDVFPCLKHAADAFSAGQSHPIVLNAANEVAVDLFLKEKIGFTDIPSIIGKALDAHPGCNVEEAGSVLELDAKTRRDVTASII
- a CDS encoding phosphatidate cytidylyltransferase, which translates into the protein MPLSSLQQRIITSLLLIATLAAALIMRGKVLTGALTVFCIIAMHEFYGMFWQDKANRIARYMGMCAGAGIVMTSALVSPVWMLLTLIGAFWLFNFRFLISFSARGDLASYRDSLILFAGVVYIPVTLQFINSMTSLEIFFVLLSSSASDTVAFYTGTFFGKKKIWPQISPKKSWAGSIGGFLGCIICCTVYGLLLGDASITEWLILGAALNIAAQMGDFFESALKRKLQIKDSGKILPGHGGVLDRIDSLVLALPVYVLAKQIHAYF
- a CDS encoding HD domain-containing phosphohydrolase; translated protein: MSKIKVDMTAIGSAGIEDVLNEVVEKSGKAGCRRAMESGSCPLRNSVSDLFGMQLNLVDRLTEIGLALSGETNLERLLEMIVDEARVLTRADAGTLYIVDRENRRLEFSILQNDTMKVRMGGTSGNEITLPPVPLYGPGNKPNKSNVSSYCALTGETVNIADVYEAEGFDFTGPRKYDAATGYRSKSMLVIALKNHEQDIIGVLQLLNALTEDGEVIEFSGDVVDIIGSLASQAAIALTNTQLIQGLKELLYSVIQSIAAAIDAKSPYTNGHIERVVTITMMIAEKVNSMTDGKYADVCFSEDEMEELKLAAWMHDVGKISIPEHVVDKSTKLETIFDRAELVDARFRLIAETIKTRKLQDTVEAMKNGAGEDEISEIDSRYADVLSETEEARNFILGCNIPKEFMSDDRIERVKEIAARTYQSNGETFNWLTEDEVKNLCIRKGTLTDEERKVIESHARITHEMLSRLPFPKRLTRVPEYAAGHHEKLDGSGYPNGLDESRLPLQARIMAVADIFEALTAKDRPYKKPMKLSQAVKILGFMVKDRHIDPDICSLFIDSGMHMDYAKAELDPTQLEDD